A segment of the Bombus huntii isolate Logan2020A chromosome 14, iyBomHunt1.1, whole genome shotgun sequence genome:
aatcaTCGAGAGTCAGCGAGGAGAGGGCACGGCGAGCTGTTGCGCCATTGGTCGCCGTTAGGGGTGTCTGAACACTTCGTGGGTGGTTGGGAGAGACTATATAAAGCGTTTCACGGATCATGGTACATCGCAGTTGCTTTTACGTGTTGCTTCATCCGCGTTCCGAAACTTTTTCCTCTCTGCAACGTGTCTGAAGCGTCTTTTTTTCGCTCTCGACCAGCGGCGATCGTGTTCGCGTCTCGCGTTCCTTCCCTCGACTTCCGTTCCAAGCGTACGACCGAACGTCGTTCGAAAGAATTTACATCGTCCGAATAGTTCGAAGAATTTTTCTGGTGAAGTTGCTCGTTACGAGGTGGAAAACGAGAGGATAGTTGGGGAGAAAGTCGAAGAGTTGATCgtgagaagaagaaaaagaatatcttTTGTCTTTATTTGTGAATTTGAGGATCGAGACAGATTCATATAAGGGGAGTATATCAACATCGGTCACGATTATCTCTACGTGAtgttaattgttaaaaatCGATCGCTCGAGGAATATTCGTTGGTGTCACGTTCGAGAAAATTAATTCCCATAATACACGCGTaatcgaaaatatttttacgatttttataatatacgCGCGAGgaataatatagtataaaaataatattccgGTCGTCTACTTTTAAATAATCGTAGAATATTTCGCGTTCGAGCGAGGTAATCTAAcggtagaaataaaaatagaacaGAAGGGTTAATCACGTGGATGATGAAAATATCTGGACGTAATTTTTACAGGCAAGAAAATGCTTTCGCGGCGTGGGAAGACGCAATTGGTACCGTGCTTTGGAACCATAGAAATCGTGATGTGTTTGTGGATTGCGTGTATGGTTTTAACTCTGGTCGCATCTCAACAAAAATTTTACATTCAGGGCCGATATGGCAAGAGGCAGGAACCGCGTACAGGTGagatataaatgtatataaaattatcttGATTGACAAACCTTCGACATTTCACAGATTCATTTTCTTTATAAAGCACGAACGATTTCTTTTCCACCGTTCAAAACTCGAACTACTGTTAAAAAACGTTTCTAAGTTGTAAATgatataattgataattatactatataactaTAACTATGTAActgcataacgatataactaCATAAACTACATTAACTGAGAAATATTCAAACACAGGAATTTTCTCTCTATTAATACAAATACATCTTGATTAACTGTTACACTCTATTTAAGTTTCTGCGATTCCGCGATATTTCCTTTGCTCTCGTTAAAACGTGAAATCTTACCTTTAATTTTCCAGTCGTTCGTATTTTCAGTCTCCGCGACTCGTTCCATGCGCGATGCTCTAATCAGAAGCGTCGTGGTCGTTTTGTGGACCAACGATTGGTGGTTATCTCCAATTAGAGCGTTTCTAGTTTCTAGTCACTTGATCTTTCCGTTCTGAACAAGGCACATTTATCGAATTCAACGAGAGTAGAATGTTCCGTAACTGtgaattttcttttgttaCAGTCGATGCGTTATAATTAACTATCGTATACCTCCCCTATTCTTTTTCTCGTATTTCGAATTACGGAAATTTTTCCTTCCATACGTATACTCTTTTCTTCTCCATCGTCGTTCTCATTTTTTCGTATCTGCTTCATCATTATTTTTACCTGTTCTTCGTGCAATGAAGAATCTGCAAAGGAAATGCGCGTCTTTCTGTGTACATACTTATAATTGTTTTCGCAAGAACAAGAAACGCTCTTTGAGCTTCGATTCATCGCAGTAATTAGTTATGGGTATCTGCGTGATAGAAGCAAAGGATAGCttattaaataatgaaaattacgatatatcggAAATTCTGTGACGAACGAAATTGGAAATGTCGAGCAATCGTTAAACTTGGATAATGACGATTCGTTGCCTCCATCTGAAATGTTGAGAACAATTTGCGACATTAAATTACCGTTATTATTACACATCAAAAATTACatgttattattaaattacacaCTTATTGTTATTTTCTGTTCATTCGTGAAGATTCAGATGCCATTAAAATGTCTACTtacgaaaaagaaattcattgCCAGATGATTATTCTCAACGATGTTTCGCTATTACGCATATAGTAGAATAGAGTGATCTGAGTCACTCAGctacattttaaaattcagtCCTGAACTTTGCATAGAATAATCAAACTTGCTGCAAATCATGAGACATCGTTAGTCTTTAATATAGTAACAAAGGAACGAGAAAATACCAAaaatcatttaaataattttctgatGACATTATTCGGGTTCGCGAGAAGATATTGCGTAAGGATATTGGTACTGGTTGAACAACTATAAAAGACTATAGTCGTCGAGAGTTGTCAATATACGTGatgtatttcgttatttatcaCGTCACGAATATCGagttaaataatttgttttcaAACGTGGATCGTTTGAAAATAGTTCgcaatagaatttttttaattgcaaGATAAATTGTTTAAACATCCTTCCAAcacaaataattttactttagCTTAACGTCTCAATTGCAGACTCGTTCTTCGTTTCGGGAGGCAGATATGGGCGCAGCGAAAACACGCAGAAGGCGAGTAAATCGTTGCCAAAGTTGGTGGAGGTAGAGGTGCCAAGGATAGATCGATTCTTTTGGGGTAGCCGGTACGGGAAGCTCTCCCCTCCGGATTACCGGACAGTTTCATCGGTGAATCGATTTAGCGCCATTCTCAACTTTATGGATCAAGTTAATCTCGATCGAGAGAACGACGCCAGCAACCGGAACGATCTCGATCTTGTCCCTTAAAATTATTTCGTCGGTAAGATATCTttcttgcttttttttttcgtgaaAGGTTCCAGCTGTACAGatgaatgaatttttaaatgaatgaaaaattcagaATGCGTAAATTATGCAAAACGACGGATAAGTAGTAAGAGGGAGCAGAGACAacttttcaattattaataatataacgtGTGTCCCAGCATTGAAATCACCCACAATTTCCAGGATAATATGCCACGCTTTTTAGCGtgttacaaattttcttgtaacataaaataatcTCGAGCTTGAAAGGCCTATGAATTTTCTTGAAATCGTACACGAGTTTGACCTGATGTTCGTTGCGAGATTTGACTAATGCCCAGTggcaaaaaagaaattttaaattttaatattcttcgagTCGAGACAAATTAACTCTTTATAATTCTAatatgtttataaattttcacGTTTGGAAGGATCGATGAACTAAAGCAATTGAAAATGTTAGATTGTTTAATTTTAGAGAAACAACAGAGTATTTTTGCTGCAGAATTGTCAAAGAATTTTCTCGTGAAGCGTTTTCTTTGTTGGAGCTGTTACAGAAGAGTTTCTATTGCACAGAAATAATCCTGTTTCAAAGCGAGACACctaattcttttcttttctaacgAACAACTATCCCAATGCTAATATTATTGAACTATGCTTCGCAGACATCTACGAGGACTCGTTGGCTCTTTTGTGCAAACGATACAAACTGAGAGAAGAAGAGTTACAGGGAACGTGCGTGTTTCGATCTTCTAAACAAGTCCTCCGTAATGATTCGTTGTTTTTAATCGATTTAAAAGAATGTAAAGATCTCGTGAAAATCGGTGGAATGCGCagaaaaacgaaatataagCTTCAGTTTACGCATCGTAGAATCTGGTGTTTTCTTTGTAAACCGACCCATTCCTTTTTATCGTTCTCCCATTTTCCCTCATTCACTCTGCTACTTTTCTAACAATTCTTTTTCCgttttttatcgattttgaCTAGCATTACGTATTCAGAATAGTAGTAGAATAGcaatagtaatagtagtagaATGTATTCAGCATAGGAGTCGAATATTGCTCGAGTGTCGTTTAgatcttt
Coding sequences within it:
- the LOC126872891 gene encoding uncharacterized protein LOC126872891, translating into MLSRRGKTQLVPCFGTIEIVMCLWIACMVLTLVASQQKFYIQGRYGKRQEPRTDSFFVSGGRYGRSENTQKASKSLPKLVEVEVPRIDRFFWGSRYGKLSPPDYRTVSSVNRFSAILNFMDQVNLDRENDASNRNDLDLVP